Part of the Vigna radiata var. radiata cultivar VC1973A chromosome 11, Vradiata_ver6, whole genome shotgun sequence genome is shown below.
CTTAAGGGGAATTGAAACCTGTGACAAGACATAATCATTTTCGAAATGTAAATAATGTCAATGATATATTTCGACTAATAAGGAAAGAGTaagacttttatttatttatttttctttatcatgtcTTTAATTATAGCTACCAAAAACTTGAGGTCAATGAGATTTCGACTAACTGAGAAATTCATTTTTATGACATTTTACCATGTTTCAtgtattaaagaaatataaaagtatattatactatcattaaataaaaagataggaTATAGTAAAAAGAGACAAAGAGAAATATAGAGATTGGTCAGGTGTTTAAGAATAAAGATGATAGTTTTATGACCTTGTAACGGAGCCTGCACATGTGGCCTTTAGTAGAAAAGACTTTGATTGATCTCTCAGTGCAGAAGGAAACCTTGTCTGTGGAAATGAAGAGAAGACCTGCTAAAGGGCCTGATGTGGTTGACAGATAGCACTGTGAAGCTTTCAAGAGTTTCTCTCCATTTCCCACATTGAAGAAATGCTTGAACACTTTCTTCACTCCACCAACTTGAACAATTTCAGCACCCAGACTCAACTTTCCCATAACAGTCTCACTTATAGCTGACCCCAGTCTCACTGAAATTTCATCAATGTCAAAATGTCAAAATGCTTGAAAGCTAGAATCTACTGTGTAATTAACCTCTGCCACCTTGTAAGTGCATGCATGTTTTACTCACCGTGTTCACGTACTTCTTGCGAAAAGCTATCAACTTTCCTTCCAATAACAAGCTTGTTTATAAGAGAAAATATGCTACCTGAAACATAATGTTCATTAAACCATTGCACATGATCAAATTTAACGTTGTACATCATGTGGGTTAAGTAAGAAAAGAAGGTTCTACGTACTTTGCTTTGGTGTTGTGGTTGACAGATGGCATTCATTTTGATGATCAGGTAAGTAGTATCTGCTGAATGAGTTTTTGAGTTGATCACAGATAGCTACGCTGAGCGGAGTTCCAAGAAGTGTGTTGTTCATGGCTAAAATCTGTGATTGACTCTATTCAGAAGAGATATTTAAAGAGAttaatattttcactttttctttggTTACATCATCAAATGTGATCATATTTATGGATACAACTGGCATGGCAGCTTCACGATGTTATAAGAGCCACGTGGACTGGTTAATTGGTTGCTTTTAGGGAAAAATATGCTACAGAAAAATCCATGTCATCTTTTAATCTCTATGGTTTTTTTTAAAGGAGTTgctttttgaattttatagaGATGTTGTCTTGTGTACCTTAATGAGCAAGTTTCCATTgtggttgatcaattgaccaatatatatttaaggaatatattaactaattacatttttaagaaattagttatttatttccATGCATGATTCTCAAAAGctgaattgaatttttaatttttaattaagttgtacaCTTTTTTAATTACTCTTTGCTTAATAGAGTTGTTAGATTAGAAAGGGCTTATATTAATGTGAGAAGATGTTGCATAATGCAAGCTTTTTTCCAGCTggaattttcaaacttttatatGCTACCGTTCTTTAAATTCTCTAACGATAAGATAAGAAAAGGTAATGATAAAATGATCTTTATTAGAGTGCACAACTTATTACAACTTTCATTCATCAACCTTTCTTAGTCATGCCCATCtcctaaatatatatacatatatatctaaatatattaaccttacttatattttgtttaagaaCACTTCTATGGGAAAAAAGCAGATGTCTACACTAATAAACCAATCACCAATAATGTAAGATAATTTGACGATACCCAACACTTTATTctttgcaaaatatatatatatatatatatatatatatatatatatatatatatatatatatatatatatatatatatatatatatatatatatatataNatatatatatatatatatatatatatatatatatgataaaaagtgtattttaattctaattcaatttcacaaaatcgatttaaaagataaagtttgttcttcatttatatattttaaattggttgGTTTATCTCTAGTTGACCTGAGACATCCAAACAATCAGTGTAAGATAAGAGTTTTAATTGAAACCAAATTTGAACCCTTATCTAATCAATAATTCTCTATCAATCGTCAAATTATACAAGTACATTAAATGGTTGACAAAAACTTCGACACAAGTTAGTTTGTAGTGGTAACTCTATTCGCATTATTGATTGATCGTGAATTTACCAAATACtgttaattgaataaaaagaagTATTGCCACAAATCTAGTAATCGAAAATTGTGTTCTGTAATGAAGTTgaggataaaaaataaaacgtaAGAAATTTGTGCATAACATTCATTAATTTCTTAGCGCCTACTaagaacagaaaaattaaaGCACATTTTGGAAATATCCCAGAAAAGACCAACTACATCACCTAACCTTAAGTCCCTTCTCCTGATAAAATCATGGATCCAGTTAATCGTTAAAATATGAGAATTTGCGTATTTGGTGAGAGTTAGAGTGTGCCCAGTGTTTGTGTTCACATCCCAAATGCCAACTTCAATCCCTTCTTTAATCTCATCAGTAGTAGCATTTATCATAGGTAACAAGAACCTCTTTGCCATCTTTGCCGGTACGAGGAGCCAACATTTTAGATCATGTTCTTGTAGTTTTTTCTTGATCTTCCAGGGGTCTTCTGCCTTCTCAAACAATCCACGACCACCTATCTGTAGCTTCAGCCTTCGTGATTTTTCTGCCACATTCTCACCTTCAGTGATAATGTTCTGGAATTCCATGAAAATTTTCTGCAGTTTGATGTCATCCAAATGTTCTTGGTCATTTTGCTCTTCCATGAGAGTATTCTCTATTTCCATCAGAACATTCTTCAGTTTCCTGATGTCCGAATGTTCTTGCACATTTTGCTGCTCCGTGGTCGAAAATTGTTCTGTCACATTTATTAGCTCCATGGCTGCTGACACAAACTGCTCCTCCATGGTTAAGATGTCTATGAGATCATGTTGCTGTTCCATGGATAAGAAAGGATATTCATCATTCTGCTGATCCATCTGAAAATTTTGCTGCTCCTTGGTAAAGAAAAGTTTCTCAACATTCTGCTGCCCCAAAAAAACATTCTGCGGCTCCGAGGTAGTTGAATATCCTCCATCATTCTGCTGCTGCTCCATGGTTTCTGAACGTTCTTGCCCATAATGCTTCTCCATTATTCTTTTCACCAGTTGCACGACTATCAAATTTTCACGAACATTCTGCACTTCCAGGAGAATATTCTCCAGCGCCATGCATTCCAAATATAGTAGAGCGTTCTGCCCTTCAATCATACTATTCTCCAATTCTGTGGCAATATTCTGCAGTTTCATGCTAACCAAATGTTCTTGGGCATACAGCACTTCTATGAGCATATTCTGCGCTTCCATCATAACAAAATCTTCTTGTATATTCTCCTCTTGCATGATATCATTGTGCAGCTCCATGTTTTCCAAATGTTCCTCAACATTCTGATGCTCCCAGGtttcaaattgtttttgaaCATTCTGCAGCTGGATTCTTTCCGAATCTTCTTCAGTGTTCTGCTGCTCCACGATATCCAAATTTAAATCTGGAACACCCTCAACCCTCATGGTTGGCAAATTTATATATGGAACACAATGCCTGTTGCTGTGAGTGTCCTCTTCCATACAAATTATACCAAAGCATGTCAGGGAATGTGAAATTATTAACCTTGAAACAATactaactttttcattttcagcaagAACGTACATTCtcttattagaaagaaaatacaCATTCCATGCAATAgtcattgaaagaaaaattataatgattgaTCAAGATACACTCCATTGCAGGTAAAATTGGATAGCAGATAGGGActgataagaagaaaaagaaactaaagaaaAGAAGTGATAAATGTAGATACACCCCATTACAGGTAAGTTTGGATACATACTAGAAAAAGAGAgattagaagaaaagaaaacaaagaaaagtgaTAGTGAAGAAAACTaacatgaagaaaaagaagagaaaatgtaaGACTTTGTTGGTATTTTGGTTTTAGGAATTCATTGCTGCGCTTCAAATCCTCTTGGAACTCATTAATGGCCACCTTCTTCCAagattcctttttctttttcgtctCTCTTTCCCTCTGTTACTTCGATCAGATGAATGATATATATAACTGAATGAACGTGATGCCATGACTTACTTGCATagttacaatatatatatatatatatatatatatatatatatatatatatatatataacatttaactGAATAACGTTTAACTCATTGCAGTAATTGCAACTGCTACACTCTAACTGTTATAACAGTAACAATGGTCGTGCATGCCACTTCCCGTGCACACGCACTAACAAGAACATAAGAACACATGGgtttttagttgattttttagTACTAATAAAAcagtttttttcttatattagcAGTgatatatttaaacatcctataacTCCAAAGTTAATGCTTATAGTATCACTTAATTTTTGTATGTATTTTCTCTCCTTCCTATTTATTACTTTAAGTCATATCCAATACAAAGTTTAAGATCTAATCATACTATATTATGTTTAAGATCTTATTTTCTAAATGCtgttttaatacaaatttaaaaatcttatcagtttaataattttatgtgaatataattgtttataataaaagtatatatttttataattgatatgaTTGTGTTTAACATTGAGAATTTTAAATGACAGCATCAACATGTTCCAATTATCAGATTCAACTCTTAAATTTCAGATTCTAGTTTAAATTAG
Proteins encoded:
- the LOC106777417 gene encoding GEM-like protein 7, yielding MNNTLLGTPLSVAICDQLKNSFSRYYLPDHQNECHLSTTTPKQSSIFSLINKLVIGRKVDSFSQEVREHVRLGSAISETVMGKLSLGAEIVQVGGVKKVFKHFFNVGNGEKLLKASQCYLSTTSGPLAGLLFISTDKVSFCTERSIKVFSTKGHMCRLRYKVSIPLKRIKYMKPSRNVEKPTEKYLEIFTEDNFEFWFLGFLKYQKTINYLEKAISQAKATHCGS